The DNA segment GCATGAGGGTTTACCTGGTCTGGTCTACCTTGCCACCCGGTTGAGTGCTCATCTGGCGGTTTTACGCGTCGGTCTCAACGCGTGGTTCGCCGGCGAAGGGCATACGCTGTTGCGTCAACGTATGGCTGCTATTCAGAAGGTTCCACATGGTGGGGAGATGGATCCGCTTCAGGCCTCGGCGCAGGAATCGGACGGCGGTTTGAGATAGATGACGCCGCCACGCACGCTCAGCGGTACGGCGGCGAGCCGGTCGCCGAGGCAGGGACCGGATATGCACAGGCCGTCGCGAATGCGGAAGCGGGCACCGTGTGTGGCGCAGATGATATGCCTGTGGTCTCGGTCGAGCACCTCGCCAGGCAGCCAATCCAGCGGGGTGCCCAGATGAGGGCAGTCGTTGAGATAGCCATGCACGGCGCCATGGTGACGTATGATCATGATCGATACCCGTCGACCGTCGTAATCGGTTTCAAGCGTGGCGCTGCCCGGTTCGGGCAACGTGTGTAGGTCGAGCAGCGCCGTCTCGCCGTTCACGCCCGCGCGCCGTCGGCCAGGTGCGAGAAACCTTGTCCTGTGACCTTGCGCCCGGCCAGGGTTACCGCGCGCCGCAGTGCTTCATCGAGCGTCGAACCGGTGGCCAGTGCCTCGATCAGACCCGCATTGAAGGCATCCCCGGCGCCCAATGTATCAACCACTGGCCCAGAGCGGACGGCCGATGCATGGATCGCCTCGGCGGGCGCGCGTCGGTCCGCGGCCAGCGCCCAGGCGCCATCCTCACCCCAGGCGCAGACCAGTGCTGCGCGCGGGGCGAGAGGACGCAGCGCAGTTAGCAGCTCGCTTGCGCACGTGTGTCCGAGCGCAAGCGCGTAGGCGCGGCTGAAGATTAGGACATCAGCCTGCGGGAAAAGCTGATCGAGTCCGGGTCTGGGTTTCTCGATCTCGATGGAGATGGGTTGATCGAGTAGGCGCCCGCGTGCGTGACGCAGCATGTTGTTCGTTTCGGGAACGTTGCGGCCTTCGAAGTGCAACCAGTCGAAGCGTTCGATGGGCAGAGCCTTGAAATGATGACTGCTCAGCTCGGGCAGCTCGCGGTAGTGCACGATGGTGCGAGAGCCATTGATGGCATTGAGCGTGATGTAGGAAGTCGGCGTGGTCCCACTTGCGCATGGGCAGTGTGCGTGGTCGATGCCGTCGGCATCCAGTGTCGCGAGAATATGTTTGCCGCCGGGGTCGTCGGCAAGATGGGCGAGGAGTTCGGTGCGGTGCCCCAGGCCGGCAAGTATGCGGGCAGCGTTGAGGGCGTTGCCGCCGGGGCTGTGTCGGCTCGCGCTGGCGCGCAGTTCCTCGTCTTCGGCGGGGTAGTGATCGACCGTGTTGACGATGTCCAGCGTGGCGATGCCGGTCAGCAGGAACAGGCTCATGCGGGTGACTCTGTCGTTGTTGGGCGGCATAACCTACCATAGTTGCCGCCATACCCCGAGATTGTGGAGGTCCCGCTTTGAACAAGCCCGAGGATGCCGAGCGCGCGTTTTATGAGGCCTTCGTGATACATGACCTGGATGCGATGATGCGGGTGTGGGCGCGCAGCGACGCGATCGTCTGTATCCATCCGGGGATGCCGCGCCTGGAAGGTGTGGAGGCGATCCGTGCGAGCTGGGCCGAATTGTTCGATGTCGCGCAGGCAGTACCGGCAAAGCTCCAGATTCAACTCTTGTCGCGTACCCGGTCAGAGGTCGTGGCGGTACATGCGGTCATGGAGCGCTTCACGGCTGAACGCGAGACGGGCTTGGTGTTCGCGATCAACGCCTTCAGGTTGGATGGGGAGGGTTGGCACCTCGTATCGCATCACGCCTCGCCCGGCTGGACCGAGGCGTCGGTGACACGGGAGGCATTGCATTGAGCGGGTTCGCCACGGCAGAGGCCTGCGAGGCCGCGTATTACGCCGCGCTGCAGGCCGCCGACGCGGAGGCGATGATCGTGGTCTGGGCGGATATGCCGGAGGTGGTGTGTATGCACCCAGGGCCGAATGCGCGGCCACAGATCGGTTTTCGCGCCGTGCTGGAGGGTTGGCTGGGCGTATTCTCACGTGCCTTGGATGTACGCATATTGCCGGTATGCCTCTGGCGGGAGGGCGACGCCAATCTAGCCGTGCATGTGGGCGAGGAGCGCATCGTGCGTGCCGGCGAACTTGCCCCGAGCGGACTGCTGCATTACTGCAATACCTATCGACGTTTCCCCGAGGGTTGGCGCATGGTGGCGCATCTGGCCACTCCACAGGCCGCATCGGTTATACCTATACCGCGGGTGTCCCAGGGTCTGCACTGAGCGCGCGGGCAGGGGGCGCGAAGGGAGAGGGACGCGGGCGCCCGATGTGGTAACCCTGAACGTAGTCGACGCCGATTTCGCGCAGTAATGACAAGGTGGCCTCGTCCTCGACGGATTCGGCGATGATGAGTAGCCCGAAGGCGCGTCCGATCTCGCAGAAGGACTCGACCAGGCTGCGGTCGGTCTGATCCTGCAGCATTCCGCGCACGAATTCACCTTCGATCTTGAGGAAGTCCACGGGCAGGCGCTTAAGGTAGGTGAACGAACTCAGTCCGGCGCCGAAATCATCCAGCGCGAAGCGTACGCCGCGTGCGCGCAGCTGACGGATCAGCGTCTGCGCGCCATGCATATTGGTGATCGCGGCCGTCTCGGTGATTTCGAAGCAGATTTGCCCGGGACTGACGCCATGGCGACGTAATCGATCGAAGATGTAGTTCGCCAGGTGAGGGTCGCCGACGGATTGTCCAGACAGGTTGATCGAGTAGAGGGTGTCATGGAGGTTGCCGGCGCTGCGTGCGACCAGGGCGAGTGCTAGGTCGATGACGCGCCGATCCAGCTCGGCCATGAGCTGATACCGCTCGGCGGCGGGTATGAACAGATCGGGCGAGGCAAGGCTGCCGTCGTCCAAGTGCATGCGCAGCAGGAATTCATGCATCTCGCGCGGGCGCGCAGTGTCATCCAGCGGCAGCATGGGCTGGGTATAGAGCACGAAGCGATCGTCGTGCAGCGCTTCTTGCAGACGTGTTAGCCAGAGCATCTGCCCCGAGCGTTGCGCGATCGCCACATCGCCGGCCTCGTAGACATGGAGGTTGTTGCGTCCCTTGTCCTTGGCGGCGAGGCAGGCGAGGTCGGCCTTGATCAGCAGGTCGCCGGCATCTTGCCGGGCATCCGTGACCATCACCAGGCCGATACTGGCGCCGATGTTGAAGTGCTGCTGCTCCCAGGCGAATTCGAAGGCGCGGGCGGCTTCGATCAGGTGTTCGGCGACCTGCTGAGGCGCCATTTCGGCGTTGGGCAGCAACAAGATACCGAATTCATCCGCGCCCAGGCGTGCGAGCACCGTGCCGGAGGGCAGGGCAGTGCCGAGCAGCCAGGCAAACTGGCGTAGCAATTCGTCTCCCGCGCGATGCCCGGCGGTGTCGTTGACCAGTTTGAAGTGGTTGAGATCGACCTGGCAGAGCGCCCCGTTTGGGCTGCCGGGTTGGCACAGGCTCAGCCATTGGCGCAGATAGGTCTCGAAGCTGCGACGGTTGAACAGGCCGGTCAGGGGGTCTCGGGTGGACTGGTAGTCGAGCGCGGTTTCCAGCTCGCGCTCACGGCTGAGATCGCGTAACACCAAGGCGAGCCCGCCCGGTATGGCGTTACGGCGGGTCAGCGCGGAGAGTCGTATTTCCACGGCGTGATTGCGGCCGTCACGCGCCAACAGAAGTCCCACCATGGCATTGGCCATCTGCGTTGTGGGGCGCTTGGCCTCGGTGGGTAGCGGTTTTTGCGTGCGTTCGTCCAGTAGTGGCGCGATTTCGCTGAGTGGGTGGCCGATGGCTGCTGCCATCGGCCACCCGGTTAGCCGCGAGGCCACTGGGTTCATGAATTGCACGCGCATTTCCGTATCGGTGGTAATCACAGCATCGGTAATCGAGCTCAGGGCGATCTCGGCTTGTTCCCGACTGTGCGCCAGTTCCCCTTCTATCGCCCACTGGGCACGTTGTGCATGGCGGCGCAGTCCGGTGACCCAGCCCAAGGCACCGATCAATATCCAGGGTAGGAGGGCGGCGGGCAGGATCGTGCCGAGTCGGAGATCGGATAGATTCGTGTGGCGGCTCAGGCGGATCAGGAGATGGTGGTGGTCGACCATCAGTTCGCGTTGGATACGGTAGCTGGGTAGCCAGTGCGAGAGGAAGTCACCTGCGTTCGCGGCGGTGTGGAAGGCGATTTGAGTGCCGTTTCCGTGATTGCCCAGGTTGCGGATATTCAAGCCCCATTGCGGGTGACTGGCTTCGATGTCACCGAGCATGCGGGGGAAGTCCACCGAGACCATGAACATCCCGCTGAGCTGGCGTTGACGCTCGCGGGCGTCCGATAGCCGTAATAGGTGGCCATTAGCGCCAGATAGCCGGGGTGGCTGCCATTGAAACGCGGCACGCTGACGACCGCCATTCGGCCGCTTTGGACTGCGTATTTGACGGCCCCCGCGATACGCGGGTTGCTCAACAGGTCTGCGCCGAGATAGGCGGCGTTGTGAGGCGTCAATGGGGCGAGAAAACTGACGACCAAGGTTGAAGCATCGAGCGGAATGTCGCCGCTGGGCTCGCCGAGTGGATGGATACGGAATTGCGGATAGCCGCGCGAATGCATTTGTGCGACGTAGGCTCCGCGTTCGCTCGCGGATAGCCAGCGCAGATAGGCGAAGTTCGAAAAATACGGGTAGCTGCGCAGGAGAGCGCTGCCTACGGAGAGGAGTTGATGTGCATTGTGCAGGGCACTTGCCTGATAGAGGCCGGATAGCGGCGTCAGTACGGCGCGATCGGCGGCGAGGCGCTGTGAGATCAGCTGGACGATACTGGTGGCTTGGGTATCGTAGACGCGACGCGATTCGCTTAGATTGAGCCAGCCGATCGCGGCGGCGAGTAGCAGGCTCAATGTCACTGCGGTGATCAGGCCTGCGCTGATTTCCGCCCAGGAGAACAGGCGGGCGTTTCTCGCTTCCAGTTCGCCTTCGGGAGGTGTGTTCATTGAGGATCTGCCCGCTTGGCTACGCTGGCGATCCAGCTGGGCAGGCGAATGTCAGCAGCCTTGAGAAGCGCGGTATTCTGCCATTCGTCCCAGTCCTGGCTGGGAATGATCGGAATGCTGGACGGCCGACTGCCCTTGAGGATGGCTTCGGCGACGGCTGCCGCCCAGTGCCCTTCTTCTTCCGCGCTGCGGGTAAAGCCGAGCATGGCGTAGGGCATCATCCACGTGTAGGTGGTCAGGGTCAGGCGATGGTTGTCATGCCTGACGGCAACCCGTGCGCGGGTCGGGTCCCAGTCGCGGATGCCGGCAGGAGAACCGAGCAGGATGAAATTGGCCGCGTGCTGCGCCTGTCTCAGGGCCTCGATCCACTGGGTGCCGGTTTCCACCAGCATGGGCACGACGCGAATACCCAGCGGAGCCGCTGTTTGTGTCAGAGCCGTCAGATCGCGCCGTTCGGTGACGGTGTCCGCTGCCAAATAGGCCAGTACGTCGCCATGGCGCACGATGGTTTGCGCTGCTTCCAACAAGGGGTGGAAGGGCGCACGTTCGATCATGCCCGTAGCGTTCGGCCAGGGCAGTCCGTAGGGCGCGACCGATGCGTTGATTCCCGCGAACACTACGGGGATGTTGGTGCCGCGCAGATAGGGCAGGGCGACATAGCGCATGGCGTTGTCGTCGAGGGTGATGACCACGTCAGGACGCCAGCTGCGAATCAGAGAGTCGATTTCGCGCGCCGCTGCAGTGAGCTGTGCGGGTGCGGGGCGGCGCTTGCTGTCCAGCTCGCTGACGCGTATCCGGCAGTGCGATGCAAGTCCGGCGCGCAGCGCGGCCAGCTCGCCGTCGCTCCACGCGTAGCCTGAATGGTAGGAGGAGACGATCAGGCAGCGTGGCGGATTGCTGGCCAGTGCCTGGGCCGCGAAACATAGCAGCAGCGTGCCCAGGCCCAAGGCAAGGCTGGTAAATCGTGCGTGGCCGATCCGGTCGGTCATGGCGTGCCTTGGCGTGTCGTGGTGTCGTTATGGCCAATTCTCTTGCCTATGAGTCTAGCGGCTCGTGGCGGTCTGGGCCGGATGTTAGCAGAGCGCCGCATGACTGCCGATAGCCAAGTCTCTGTCATGACGGAATTAATCCGCATCCTGCTCGCCACGGCGGGTGTCGTGTAGATACACCACGCGCTGCGGGTAGGGAATGGTGATGCCATGCGCCTTGAAGGCGCGCCAGATATCGAGATTGAGCGCCGAGCGGATGTTGTTCACCCCGGCCTCCGGGTCGGCGATCCAGGCTCGTAGCTCCAGGCGCATGCCGTTGTCCTCGAAGGAGAGCAGACGCGCGCCCGGCGGTGGATCGTCAAGTATGCGCGGATGCGTGCGGGCGATCTCCTCCAGCAGGCGCATGGCCAGTTCGGGGTCGTCGTCATAGCTGATCGTGACCGGGCTCTTGAGGCGAACCTTGCGGTCGCTGTAACTCCAGTTGATGACCTGGGAAGTGATGAGGTTCTCGTTGGGTATCAGCGTCTCTACGCCGTCGCGGTCGCGGACGACGATGTAGCGCGCGCGCAGCTCCTGCACCCAGCCGAAGCGGTCGCCGATGCTGATCACGTCGCCGGGGCGGATCGAGCGATCAAACAACAAGATGAAACCGCTGACGAGATTGCTGGCGATGCGTTGCAGCCCGAGTCCGAGGCCAACGCCGAGTGCGCCGCCGAAGACGGTGAAGGCGGTCAGGTCGATGCCCACGAGGTTCAGGCCCAGCAGCAACCCGAAGGTCAGCATCGCGAACTTGATGACCTTGGCGATGCCGACACGCAGGCTGGCGCTCAGCCCACCGGCGGCCATGATCTGGCGCTCGATGGCGCTACCGATCCACCAGGTCAACAGGAAGACGACGCCGATCAGGGCGGTGGCTTTGAACAGCGTCAGCAGGGTGATGGGGTGTTCGCCGGGCGTCAGATGCACGCGCGCCAGCGTATCCCCGAGCGGCCCAAGCCAGCCGAGCAGGTGCAGCGCAACCACTGCCCAGATCGACAGCCCGGCGATCTGTTCCCAGGCGCGTAGGGCAGGGCCTGGTCGCAACCCCTGGCGCAGGAAATACACAAACAGCCGGATGGCGGCCAGCGACAGTAGCAGGGGCGTCATCAGTTCGAGTATTTCGCCGGGCCGGTGTGCCGCCTGCAGCGCGAGGCTACCACTCAGGGTGACGACCAGTGCCGCGAGGGGGAAGGCCAGGCGTTCCGAGCCACGCAGCAGAATGCGTCTCAGGCTACGCTGCGAGGCGTTACCCATGGCCTGCGCGACGCGCTGGGTGGCCAGGCGATGGGCCAGCCAACCCGAGGTCAAGGCCAGGGCGACGACCGCGAGTTGCCAGAGGCGATCCGGGGTGAATGTGGCGGTGATCGCGTTCATTCGCGGTTTGCCTGCGTCGCGTCAGCTGGTGCGTCAGATGCCGGCTGCAGCCAGTCGCGAAAGCGCCGCAGCAGGAGTAGTCCGGGGATGGCCAGCAGGGCGCAGACGATGAAGAAATCGGCCCAACCGAGGCTGGCGGCCATGTAGCCGGTGCTAGCAGCAAGCAGGGTTCGCGGCACGCCCATGAGGCTGGTGAGCAACGCATACTGGGTGGCGGTGAATTCGCGGTTGGTGAGATTGGCCATGAAACCGATGAAGGCTGCGGTGCCCATGCCGCCGGTGAAGTTTTCAAAGGCGATGATCACCGCCAGCCAACCGATCACCGGTCCGGTGTACACCAACCAGGCGAAGCCCGCGGTGGAAAGTGCCTGCAGCAGCCCGAACAGCCACAGCGCACGGTACTGACCGATGCGCAGAATGCCAATACCGCCGGCGAAGCCGCCGAGCACCGTGGCCCAGAAGCCGAAGAGCTTGACCACCGTGCCGATGTCCGCCTTGGAATAGCCAAGCTCCAGATAGAACGGCGTGGTCATGGTGGTGGCGAGGGTATCGCCAAGCTTGTAGAGCAGGACGAACAATAAGATCAGCACTGCGTTGCGCCGCTGCGTGAAGAATTCCACGAAGGGCCCGACCACGGCCACGCGCAGGCTGGGCGGCAGGGGGCGGTGGGTGACCGGTTCGGGGGCGAGCAGCGTGGTGACGAGGCCAGGCAGCATGAGCGCCGCCATGGCGGCGAAGGTCAGCGCGAAGCCGGCGTACTGCGCCATGATCAGGCCACCGCCAGACGCCACCAGCATGCCGACGCGGTAGCCCCAGACATACAGCGAGGCGCCGAGGCCCTGCTCATCGTCGGCGAGGGATTCGCGCCGGTAGGCATCGATGACGGTATCCTGCATGGCCGAAAACAGTGCCACCAGTAGCGCGAACACGGCGACTTCGGTGAGGTTGCGGTGCGGGTCGGTTTGACCCAGCAGGAGGATTGCGAGGGCGAGGAGTAGCTGCAGGGCGAAGAGCCAGCCGCGCCGCCGGCCGAGCAGCGGCGGGGCGTAGCGATCCATCAGCGGCGCCCACAGGAATTTGATCGTGTATGGGATGCCGACAAGGGCGAACAGGCCGATCTCGCCGAGGGACACGCCGGCCTGGGTCAGCCAGGCCTGCAGTAGGGTCAGCGTGAGCAGCAGCGGCAGGCCTGAGGCGAAGCCCATGAGCGCCGCTACGATCATGCGGCCGGTGAAGAATTCGCGCAGGAGATCGACGTAGCTGGGCTTCAATGTCGGCGTCCGGGTAGCATCGCCGACATGATACAGGTCAGCGACGCGACGGGGATGGTGCCCCGATGGGTTTGTTATGCGGTGTCCGGCAAACGCTCGTGAATCGCCAGGAACTCCTGAATGCGGTCCAGCATCAAGTCGGTCAGCCTGGGGTCGAATTCGCTACCGCGTCCGTCGCGCAGGACGTCGAGTACCTGTTCCAGCGGCCAGGCGTCCTTATAGCAACGTCGCGAGAGCAGGGCGTCGAAGACGTCGACGAGTTTGGTGATACGCCCGTAGATCGGGATGTCCTGACCGTCGAGCCCACGCGGGTAACCCTGGCCGTCCCAGCGTTCGTGGTGGCTCAGGGCGATTTCGGCCGCCGCCGCAAGCCAGCGGGAGTCGTGGGTGATCAGCAGTGCATGGCCGGCGTTCGCATGGGTGCGCATCACTACCCACTCTTCGTCCGTGAGCGCGCCCGGTTTGTTGAGCACGGCGTCGGGGATCGCGATCTTGCCGACGTCGTGCAGCGGCGCGGCGGCGCGCAGCAGTTCGCATTCGGTCGTATCAAGGCCCGCCAGCTTGGCCAGGAGCGCTGCGCTTTCGCCGACGCGGCGTACGTGGTTGCCCGTCTCGCCCGAGCGCAGCTCGATGGCCTCGCAGAGTAGCAGCAGAGTCTCGCGCTGCATGCGTTCCATATCGCAGCTCAGGGTCAGCTGGTCGCGCGCCCGGCCGGTGTTCGCCAGCAACAGTTCGATGAATTTTGTGTCGGCGTTAGACAGTGGCGGCATGCCTTCGAGATAGATCACCTGACGCGGCTGGCATCGACTGGGGATGTAGCCGGCGAAGAGCCTGCCCTCGATCTGCGTGCTGCCGTTTTGCAAGGCACGCAATACCAACTGCAAGCCGTTGCTCGGTAACAGACTGGCCGGGTTCTGCCCGGCGCCGTGCAGGTAATGCCCGAGCGCGGCAACGATGTGCAGGTCCGGCTCGCTGATCGATTCCGCTTCGACGATGGCGGCCGATGGCGTTTCCAGCAGCAGGCCGCCATCGAGCACCCCGAGCAGCGAGGCCATTTCGTCGAGTACCGCGTGCAGCAGTTGGTCGATGGATTCGTGCGAGAACAGGCCTCCGCTCGCCTCGGCAACGCGTTCTAGACCGCGGCGGGAGCGTTCCAGCGTGGCCAGCGCGCTGAAGCCGCGTAGGGCGTTGATGACGACCGCGTACAGGCGGTTGACGTCCATTTCCGTCTTTTCGTGGTAATCGTTGATGTCGTAGTCGCGTACCACCTCGCGCTCGGGCGCTTGGCCGGGGTGCCCGGTGACGATCACGATACGCAGCTGGCTGTTGTCCTGCCGCTCGCGAATGGTGCGGACGAGGTCTAGCCCCGCGTGTTCGTTTTCCATCACCACATCGACCAGTGCGAGGGCGGTCTCGGGGTGCTCGGCGAGATCCGTCTCGGCCTCGGCGGCTGAGTAGCAGCTGACGATTTCCAGCGGGCGGTCATGGAAGCGAATGCCTGAAATGGCTAGGCGCACCGCCGAGTGAATATCTTTTTCGTCGTCGACCACCAGCACGCGCCAGGGTCGCCCGCTGACTTGGGGGGCGGCGCTTTCAGGAGCGAGACCTAGATTATTATTGCTCATGGGGCACCTGTTTATGGATAGACCAATGTGTCGTGACGGTTACCGCTGTGCTTCATTAAGGGTTGTTGCTGCTACCGCAAGAGGCTCTTCGTTCCGCAAGTCGGTCAGTGGGCGGCGGATGGTGAAGCAGACGCCGTGACCTGGTCGGCTTTCCAGCTTCAGGGTGCCGCGAAACAGCCCGGTCACGAGGTTGTGCACGATGGACAGGCCTAGCCCGTTGCCACCCTGCCCCCGGCGCGTGGTGAAAAAGGGTTCCAGTGCGTGTATCCGCACGGATTCGGGCATACCGCAGCCGTCGTCGCGATAGACGAGGACGGCCGATTCGGCTTCGCGATGCACCTGTAGTTGGATGTGCCCCGACTGAGTTTCCGTGAAGCCATGGGCCAGGGAATTCTGCACCAGGTTGATCAGGATTTGCGCCCAGGCATCCGGGTGGTCCGTCAGCGTGATGGATTCGGCACAGGTCAGGCTCATTTCGATCGGACGATGCCGCGTGAGAGGGCGGAGTGTGTCGAGTACTTCGTCGAGGTAGGCGCAAAGCTCGATGCGTCGAGGCTCGGCTGCCCGTTGGTCGGCGGCAACCTGCTTGAATTCGCGCACGAGGCGGGCCGAGCGCTTGAGGTTATTGGTGATCAGGTTCGCGGCATCTGCGGCTTCGTTGAAGTAATTTTCGAGTTCGGTGCGTGTCAACGTGCCGGCCGCCCAGGCCTCGCGCGTGCGGCGCGTGGCGTCCTGCAGGTAGCTCGCCGAGGTGTTGGCAATGCCGATGGGGTTGTTGACCTCGTGCGCGACGCCGGCGACCAGTCCGCTTAGCGCGGTCAGCCGTTCGCTGGCCTGGATTTCCATCATGCGTTGCACGGTGACGTCCAAGGCGAGGATCAATACTCCACGGACATGACCGTCGGGCGCCTGGTCGGGTGTGTAGCGGATCTCGAAGCGCCGGGTATCGCCGCCCGGTTCCGGAAGATCGGCCTCGAAGGCTTGTTCCTCGCCGCGCAACGCTTTTTCCAGATAAGGCAGGACAGTCGCGTAACGCGCCTCGCCGATGATTTCGCGGACGTGGTGACCCGGCAGTTGCTCGATGGGTATCGAGGAAAAAATCGAATAGGTGGCGCTGGCCAGGCGATAGCGTTTGTCTGGGGTGACGTAGGCGACCAGGGCGGGCACGCGGTCGATGACCAGACGCAGCATGTCGTGCTGGGTCCGGAGTTGCTGACGGTTTTGGTATTCCGTGGTGAGGTCTTGGATGAGTGCGATGAAACGCCAGCCGTCTGGTTTGTCGGCGCCCATGTCGCCTAGCGCCAGACGTATCGGGAAGACGCTGCCGTCGCGCCGTTTGGCCTCAACCTCGCGGCCGGTCCCGATCAATCGGGCCTCGCCGGTGGTCAGGTAGTGGCTCAGGTAGCCATCGTGTGCGGCGTGATGGGGGGCTGGGGCTAGTTCGCGCACATTGAGCCCTGTCCAGTCGGTCTGATCGTAGCCGAACAGCCGCGAGGCGGCGGGGTTGGCGTACAGGATCTCGCCCAGCATGTCGGCTGCGATGATGGCGTCAGGTATGACCGGTGCAACCAACCGCAGTGTATCCATTCGGGCCTGCACTCCAGAAGGAAGTTGCCGGTGAGCGGTGCTCAACGTGCTTGGTATATTTAGGTTGTAAGCTGCACTTATGGTGCGTCCGATTCAGTGTAGTTCGTACAGGTATAACGTCAAATGAACGTCATACTTGAGTGCCGTGGATGGCGAGGAGGGAGGTAGATCAGGTCAGTGGATTATCGTAGTCGATGGTCAACGGCGCATGATCCGAGAAGCGCTCGTCGCGGTAGATACTCGTGGCGCGGACCTTGCCGGCGAGCGACGGACTGACGACCTGGTAGTCGATGCGCCAGCCGACGTTCTTGGCCCAGGCCTGACCACGGTTCGACCACCAGGTGTACTGCTCTGGCGGTTGTTCAAGCTGACGGAAGACATCGACGTAGCCCAACTCGCCGAACAGGCGGTCCAGCCAGGCGCGTTCCTCGGGCAGGCAGCCGGAGTTCTTCTGGTTGCTGCGCCAGTTCTTGATGTCGGCGGCGGTGTGCACGATGTTCCAGTCGGCGCAGATCACGTACTCGATGCCGTTACTGCGTACGGCATCGAGGTGGGCATAGAGGCAAGCCATCAGGCGATATTTGACCTGCTGTCGCTCGTCGCCGGAAGAACCGGATGGCATGTAGAGGGAGATCACGCTCAGATTTCCGTACCGCGCCTCCAGCCAGCGTCCCTCGGTCTCGAACTCTGGGCACTCGGGGCATCCGAGTGAGGCCTCGATGGCGTCGGGCTTGCGGCGCGAGTAGATCGCCACGCCACTGTAGCCCTTCTTTTCCGCGTCCGAGTAGTAGCAGTCCCAGCCTTCTGGCCAGAACACCGGGTCGGTGAGCTGCTCTGCCTGGGCCTTGGTTTCCTGGATGCACACTACATCTGCGTGCTGCTGCG comes from the Acidihalobacter yilgarnensis genome and includes:
- a CDS encoding mechanosensitive ion channel family protein, coding for MNAITATFTPDRLWQLAVVALALTSGWLAHRLATQRVAQAMGNASQRSLRRILLRGSERLAFPLAALVVTLSGSLALQAAHRPGEILELMTPLLLSLAAIRLFVYFLRQGLRPGPALRAWEQIAGLSIWAVVALHLLGWLGPLGDTLARVHLTPGEHPITLLTLFKATALIGVVFLLTWWIGSAIERQIMAAGGLSASLRVGIAKVIKFAMLTFGLLLGLNLVGIDLTAFTVFGGALGVGLGLGLQRIASNLVSGFILLFDRSIRPGDVISIGDRFGWVQELRARYIVVRDRDGVETLIPNENLITSQVINWSYSDRKVRLKSPVTISYDDDPELAMRLLEEIARTHPRILDDPPPGARLLSFEDNGMRLELRAWIADPEAGVNNIRSALNLDIWRAFKAHGITIPYPQRVVYLHDTRRGEQDAD
- a CDS encoding nuclear transport factor 2 family protein codes for the protein MSGFATAEACEAAYYAALQAADAEAMIVVWADMPEVVCMHPGPNARPQIGFRAVLEGWLGVFSRALDVRILPVCLWREGDANLAVHVGEERIVRAGELAPSGLLHYCNTYRRFPEGWRMVAHLATPQAASVIPIPRVSQGLH
- a CDS encoding PfkB family carbohydrate kinase — protein: MSLFLLTGIATLDIVNTVDHYPAEDEELRASASRHSPGGNALNAARILAGLGHRTELLAHLADDPGGKHILATLDADGIDHAHCPCASGTTPTSYITLNAINGSRTIVHYRELPELSSHHFKALPIERFDWLHFEGRNVPETNNMLRHARGRLLDQPISIEIEKPRPGLDQLFPQADVLIFSRAYALALGHTCASELLTALRPLAPRAALVCAWGEDGAWALAADRRAPAEAIHASAVRSGPVVDTLGAGDAFNAGLIEALATGSTLDEALRRAVTLAGRKVTGQGFSHLADGARA
- a CDS encoding YybH family protein, which produces MNKPEDAERAFYEAFVIHDLDAMMRVWARSDAIVCIHPGMPRLEGVEAIRASWAELFDVAQAVPAKLQIQLLSRTRSEVVAVHAVMERFTAERETGLVFAINAFRLDGEGWHLVSHHASPGWTEASVTREALH
- a CDS encoding Rieske (2Fe-2S) protein, which codes for MNGETALLDLHTLPEPGSATLETDYDGRRVSIMIIRHHGAVHGYLNDCPHLGTPLDWLPGEVLDRDHRHIICATHGARFRIRDGLCISGPCLGDRLAAVPLSVRGGVIYLKPPSDSCAEA
- a CDS encoding ABC transporter substrate-binding protein, translated to MTDRIGHARFTSLALGLGTLLLCFAAQALASNPPRCLIVSSYHSGYAWSDGELAALRAGLASHCRIRVSELDSKRRPAPAQLTAAAREIDSLIRSWRPDVVITLDDNAMRYVALPYLRGTNIPVVFAGINASVAPYGLPWPNATGMIERAPFHPLLEAAQTIVRHGDVLAYLAADTVTERRDLTALTQTAAPLGIRVVPMLVETGTQWIEALRQAQHAANFILLGSPAGIRDWDPTRARVAVRHDNHRLTLTTYTWMMPYAMLGFTRSAEEEGHWAAAVAEAILKGSRPSSIPIIPSQDWDEWQNTALLKAADIRLPSWIASVAKRADPQ
- a CDS encoding putative bifunctional diguanylate cyclase/phosphodiesterase — protein: MLGDIEASHPQWGLNIRNLGNHGNGTQIAFHTAANAGDFLSHWLPSYRIQRELMVDHHHLLIRLSRHTNLSDLRLGTILPAALLPWILIGALGWVTGLRRHAQRAQWAIEGELAHSREQAEIALSSITDAVITTDTEMRVQFMNPVASRLTGWPMAAAIGHPLSEIAPLLDERTQKPLPTEAKRPTTQMANAMVGLLLARDGRNHAVEIRLSALTRRNAIPGGLALVLRDLSRERELETALDYQSTRDPLTGLFNRRSFETYLRQWLSLCQPGSPNGALCQVDLNHFKLVNDTAGHRAGDELLRQFAWLLGTALPSGTVLARLGADEFGILLLPNAEMAPQQVAEHLIEAARAFEFAWEQQHFNIGASIGLVMVTDARQDAGDLLIKADLACLAAKDKGRNNLHVYEAGDVAIAQRSGQMLWLTRLQEALHDDRFVLYTQPMLPLDDTARPREMHEFLLRMHLDDGSLASPDLFIPAAERYQLMAELDRRVIDLALALVARSAGNLHDTLYSINLSGQSVGDPHLANYIFDRLRRHGVSPGQICFEITETAAITNMHGAQTLIRQLRARGVRFALDDFGAGLSSFTYLKRLPVDFLKIEGEFVRGMLQDQTDRSLVESFCEIGRAFGLLIIAESVEDEATLSLLREIGVDYVQGYHIGRPRPSPFAPPARALSADPGTPAV
- a CDS encoding CHASE domain-containing protein: MNTPPEGELEARNARLFSWAEISAGLITAVTLSLLLAAAIGWLNLSESRRVYDTQATSIVQLISQRLAADRAVLTPLSGLYQASALHNAHQLLSVGSALLRSYPYFSNFAYLRWLSASERGAYVAQMHSRGYPQFRIHPLGEPSGDIPLDASTLVVSFLAPLTPHNAAYLGADLLSNPRIAGAVKYAVQSGRMAVVSVPRFNGSHPGYLALMATYYGYRTPASVNASSAGCSWSRWTSPACSVTSKPVTRNGA